The following are encoded in a window of Artemia franciscana chromosome 5, ASM3288406v1, whole genome shotgun sequence genomic DNA:
- the LOC136027504 gene encoding protein BTG2-like: MRLEVTSAANFLVSLVRLKKTAAAIPQHQLDMLRENIIETLRLRYRDHWFPERPCKGSGYRCIRINGKIDPLLAQAGEDSGIPATFLYTLFPSELTMWVDPSEVSYRIGENGSICVLYDERQIAESIRLAQLSPTPSSSSYVSTPSSSPGLDYSDSSCKLDFAMDARNILAYEHMAAFVAS; encoded by the coding sequence atgagattAGAAGTGACATCTGCTGCCAATTTTCTTGTCAGCCTGGTCAGGTTGAAGAAAACCGCGGCCGCCATTCCGCAACATCAGTTAGACATGTTAcgagaaaatattattgaaacCCTAAGATTGAGATACAGGGACCATTGGTTTCCTGAAAGGCCCTGTAAGGGATCAGGATACAGATGTATAAGGATTAACGGGAAAATTGACCCTTTACTTGCTCAGGCAGGTGAAGACTCGGGTATTCCAGCGACGTTTCTGTATACCCTGTTTCCAAGTGAATTAACAATGTGGGTGGATCCATCCGAAGTGTCTTATAGAATTGGTGAAAATGGTTCTATTTGCGTCCTTTATGATGAGCGTCAGATTGCTGAGTCAATACGATTGGCACAACTATCTCCAACACCATCTTCGTCATCATATGTTTCAACACCTTCATCCTCTCCTGGTCTTGATTATAGCGACTCTTCTTGCAAGCTAGACTTCGCAATGGACGCGCGCAATATCCTTGCATATGAGCATATGGCTGCTTTCGTCGCTAGTTAG